Proteins encoded by one window of Deltaproteobacteria bacterium:
- a CDS encoding (deoxy)nucleoside triphosphate pyrophosphohydrolase — protein MTIVTCAIIENDGKILIARRALGQKLAGKWEFPGGKVEAGESAEECLKRELAEEFSIQVEVGEFICSNKHHYDHIFIELIAFRTKFISGDFKLTDHNEIQWVKPADLLDYDLSEADILIAREVMDHARYNPRS, from the coding sequence TTGACCATTGTCACCTGTGCCATAATTGAAAACGACGGCAAGATTCTTATTGCCAGGCGGGCGCTCGGGCAAAAGCTCGCCGGCAAGTGGGAGTTCCCTGGGGGGAAGGTTGAGGCTGGGGAATCGGCGGAGGAGTGCTTGAAAAGGGAACTGGCCGAGGAATTCAGCATCCAGGTCGAGGTGGGGGAATTCATCTGCTCCAATAAACACCATTACGATCATATCTTCATTGAACTCATTGCTTTCAGAACAAAATTTATTTCTGGTGATTTCAAATTGACTGACCACAATGAAATTCAGTGGGTCAAGCCTGCGGATTTACTGGATTACGATCTATCAGAAGCGGATATACTAATTGCACGGGAGGTAATGGACCATGCAAGGTACAATCCCAGGAGTTGA
- a CDS encoding HNH endonuclease produces MQGTIPGVEEGRIFKDRKALHAANVHRGLMKGIAPGGYSIVLSGGYVDDEDLGDTIIYTGEGGRDANTGRQIADQQLTGGNLNLANNFREGIPIRVNRGYQADSDYAPPKGYKYGGLYRIEACWHERGRDGFVVWRYRLVKITASDVLSSQASGAQPPYGQTQPKRTSIYTTRIIRNSETGNSIKALYNHTCQISGTRLQTPTGPYAESCHIKPLGRPHSGPDTVNNILCLSPNIHVLFDFGAIAISDDLRILGMDSQFTVRPEHHLSEESIVYHREHIFKAI; encoded by the coding sequence ATGCAAGGTACAATCCCAGGAGTTGAAGAAGGAAGGATATTTAAAGACCGAAAAGCGCTTCATGCGGCGAATGTTCACAGGGGATTGATGAAAGGAATCGCTCCTGGTGGATACTCCATTGTTCTTTCCGGTGGTTATGTGGATGATGAAGATCTTGGGGATACTATTATTTATACTGGGGAAGGCGGACGGGATGCCAACACTGGCCGTCAAATTGCTGACCAACAATTGACTGGTGGTAATCTCAATCTTGCTAATAACTTTCGGGAAGGTATTCCGATTAGGGTTAATCGTGGGTATCAGGCAGATTCCGACTACGCTCCTCCAAAAGGCTACAAATACGGGGGGTTATATCGCATTGAAGCCTGTTGGCACGAAAGAGGGCGAGACGGTTTTGTAGTTTGGAGATACAGGCTAGTTAAGATCACCGCCAGCGACGTGTTGAGCAGCCAGGCCAGCGGCGCACAACCTCCCTACGGACAAACCCAACCGAAAAGAACGAGTATTTACACAACCAGAATTATACGTAATTCTGAGACTGGGAACAGCATAAAGGCGCTTTACAACCATACCTGCCAAATTAGCGGGACCAGGCTCCAAACCCCCACGGGACCCTATGCTGAGTCATGTCACATTAAACCTCTTGGTCGTCCCCACAGTGGACCAGACACGGTGAATAATATTCTCTGCCTTTCACCCAATATTCATGTTCTATTCGATTTTGGCGCTATAGCTATTAGCGATGACTTGAGAATTTTAGGGATGGATTCGCAGTTCACTGTCCGTCCTGAACATCACTTATCCGAGGAAAGCATAGTTTATCATCGGGAACATATATTTAAGGCAATTTAA